A part of Citrifermentans bremense genomic DNA contains:
- a CDS encoding response regulator: MSQQDKEPRGRVLIVDDEKVILDLTAIILKNRGYQVFTALSAQEGLDCIEKQSPELVLLDYMMPNMDGLTALKEIKRSYPDTYVIMFTGKGSEEIAVELMKAGASDYILKPFNNQDLVDRIESVLKLRGIELQNRALLSERERLLAEIADWNRELERRVQEKSEALRRAQVEVVQSEKLASLGYLSAGMAHEIRNPLNSIALFVQLIKSGLDEHERLDYVEKILKEVDRIDNILGKLLDASKRPKFEISEVRVDRVLEHTLDAFTPQLRQKKIRAVTDFKNIPPAIKADPMEIEQIFTNLFLNSIHVMPEEGTLTVELEGDEQWLTVRVSDTGPGIPPENLPNIFDPFFTTNSRGTGLGLSVVLRIVKTYKGKIEVEKSDNSGTTFLVRLPLAAPR, translated from the coding sequence ATGTCCCAACAGGATAAAGAGCCGCGCGGCCGCGTGCTGATAGTCGACGACGAGAAGGTCATCCTCGACCTTACCGCCATCATCCTCAAAAACCGAGGCTACCAGGTGTTCACCGCCCTTTCCGCCCAGGAGGGGCTCGACTGCATCGAGAAGCAAAGCCCGGAGCTCGTGCTTCTGGACTACATGATGCCGAACATGGACGGCCTCACCGCGCTCAAGGAGATCAAGCGGAGCTACCCCGACACCTACGTGATCATGTTCACCGGCAAGGGGAGCGAGGAGATCGCCGTCGAGTTGATGAAGGCGGGGGCCTCCGACTACATCCTGAAGCCTTTCAACAACCAGGACCTGGTCGACAGGATCGAGAGCGTCCTGAAGCTGCGGGGGATCGAGCTGCAAAACCGCGCCCTTTTGAGCGAACGGGAGCGGCTTCTGGCCGAGATCGCGGACTGGAACCGCGAACTGGAGCGCCGGGTGCAGGAAAAAAGCGAGGCGCTGCGCCGGGCCCAGGTGGAGGTGGTGCAGTCCGAGAAGCTCGCCTCGCTCGGCTACCTTTCCGCCGGGATGGCGCACGAGATCAGGAACCCGCTGAACTCCATCGCGCTTTTCGTGCAGCTCATCAAAAGCGGCCTCGACGAGCACGAGCGCCTGGACTACGTGGAGAAGATCCTCAAGGAGGTGGACCGGATCGACAACATCCTGGGGAAGCTTCTGGACGCCTCCAAACGCCCCAAGTTCGAGATCAGCGAGGTGCGGGTCGACCGGGTCCTGGAGCACACCCTGGACGCCTTCACCCCGCAGCTGCGCCAGAAGAAGATCCGCGCCGTCACCGACTTCAAGAACATCCCCCCCGCCATCAAGGCGGACCCGATGGAGATCGAGCAGATCTTCACCAACCTCTTTTTGAACTCCATCCACGTGATGCCGGAAGAGGGGACCCTGACCGTAGAGCTGGAAGGGGACGAGCAGTGGCTCACGGTGCGGGTCTCCGATACCGGCCCGGGGATCCCGCCCGAGAACCTCCCCAACATCTTCGACCCGTTCTTCACCACCAACAGCCGCGGCACCGGGCTCGGGCTCTCCGTGGTCCTGCGCATCGTGAAGACTTACAAGGGGAAGATCGAGGTGGAGAAAAGCGACAACTCGGGGACCACCTTCCTGGTGCGCCTGCCGCTTGCCGCGCCGAGGTAG
- a CDS encoding zinc dependent phospholipase C family protein, with protein sequence MLDHMWILAAATLFLVIAVPEQAYAWGAGIHLQLGMNVLANLDALKPAVAAVISAHPYDFLYGTIAADITLGKKFTHYLQHCHRWRIGHRVLDKAGDAAQQACAYGYLSHLAADCIAHNYYVPYKVMRSFSSLTLKHAYWEMRFENFVEKEIWETAKKVSLEHFSSNDQLLRKVLSDTIFSFGTNKRIFNSILLVSRLEKWQSLLQTLSESSRYVLEEDDREEYMQLAQEAVFDFLNNDEESRYYFADPTGERALAAAEAVRKNLRLLYRTGKLTKPQAIAELEELKPKLKEAICRPELLLEILSA encoded by the coding sequence ATGCTCGACCACATGTGGATACTAGCTGCAGCAACACTCTTCCTGGTCATAGCGGTACCCGAACAGGCCTACGCCTGGGGCGCCGGAATCCATCTTCAGCTCGGCATGAACGTCCTCGCCAACCTCGACGCGCTGAAACCTGCCGTTGCGGCCGTCATCTCGGCGCACCCCTACGACTTTCTCTACGGCACCATCGCGGCGGACATCACCCTCGGCAAGAAGTTCACCCACTACCTGCAGCACTGCCACCGCTGGCGCATCGGCCACCGGGTGCTGGACAAGGCGGGGGACGCCGCGCAACAGGCCTGCGCCTACGGCTACCTGAGCCATCTCGCCGCGGACTGCATCGCACACAACTATTACGTCCCCTACAAGGTGATGAGGAGCTTCTCCTCCCTCACCTTGAAGCACGCCTACTGGGAGATGCGCTTCGAGAACTTCGTGGAAAAGGAGATCTGGGAGACGGCGAAGAAGGTGTCCCTGGAACACTTCAGCTCCAACGACCAGCTTTTGCGCAAGGTCCTTTCCGACACCATCTTCTCCTTCGGCACCAACAAGCGGATCTTCAACTCGATCCTGCTGGTGAGCCGCCTGGAGAAATGGCAAAGCCTTTTGCAGACGCTCTCTGAATCCTCCCGCTACGTGCTGGAGGAGGACGACCGGGAGGAGTACATGCAGCTCGCCCAGGAGGCGGTGTTCGACTTCCTGAACAACGACGAGGAGTCCCGCTACTACTTCGCCGACCCCACCGGGGAGCGGGCTCTGGCCGCAGCGGAAGCGGTGCGCAAGAACCTGAGGCTTTTGTACCGGACCGGAAAGCTCACCAAGCCCCAGGCGATAGCCGAGCTGGAAGAGCTGAAGCCGAAGCTGAAGGAAGCCATCTGCCGCCCCGAGCTCCTCTTGGAGATCCTATCGGCTTGA
- a CDS encoding response regulator, giving the protein MTAENRRKILLVDDDKFFQKVMSDAFESAGFAVVTADDGQAGVEAYGQGEFDAVILDLVMPRMGGVSASLEIIRLSEDPDPVIILLTSMFQGAPHEHPIAEMGAKVHIPKSTPPLDIVIIVEQLLERKRRGSSAA; this is encoded by the coding sequence ATGACAGCAGAAAACCGGAGAAAGATCCTCCTGGTGGACGACGACAAGTTCTTCCAGAAGGTGATGTCGGACGCCTTTGAGAGCGCCGGCTTCGCTGTGGTCACCGCCGATGACGGCCAGGCCGGCGTGGAGGCCTACGGCCAGGGGGAATTCGACGCCGTCATTTTGGACCTCGTCATGCCCAGGATGGGGGGGGTGAGCGCCTCTCTCGAGATCATCCGGCTCTCGGAAGACCCGGACCCCGTCATCATCCTCCTGACCTCCATGTTCCAGGGCGCCCCGCACGAACACCCGATCGCCGAGATGGGCGCCAAGGTGCACATACCGAAATCAACCCCACCGCTGGACATCGTCATCATCGTCGAGCAGCTTCTGGAAAGAAAGAGGCGCGGCTCCAGCGCCGCCTGA
- a CDS encoding 3'-5' exoribonuclease YhaM family protein, whose translation MKKKCVAEIKDRDLVEAVFLVKEKIVAMAKNGKPYLTLKLMDKSGEVDAKVWDNADQVGALFDRNDFLSVRAKASVYLGKMQLIVSELKKVPEETVDLADFLPETNRDINSMVEELHALIAGVKDPDLSRLLSSFFHDPELLAQYRVAPAAKGMHHVYLGGLLEHSLAVAKLVDAMVPLYPGLNRDLLIAGALLHDVGKVREMTYLRCFDYSDEGKLIGHITIGAEMLHERITALPGFPAELAMLLKHMILSHHGQYEYGSPKRPKTLEATILNYLDDLDSKINGIRTHIRKEPDNPSRWTSYHRLYDRYFFKENGLFEEEQDLAPEACLEPSELLPQTVAAPAPPLAGAPEQGAPRRERTDAPRGGQERKSFSNNPFAALKNGRE comes from the coding sequence GTGAAAAAGAAATGCGTTGCCGAGATAAAGGACCGCGACCTGGTGGAGGCGGTCTTCCTGGTCAAGGAGAAGATCGTGGCCATGGCGAAGAACGGCAAGCCGTACCTCACCCTGAAGCTTATGGACAAAAGCGGCGAGGTCGACGCCAAGGTCTGGGACAACGCGGACCAGGTGGGCGCGCTCTTCGACCGCAACGACTTTCTCTCCGTGCGCGCCAAGGCGAGCGTCTACCTGGGCAAGATGCAGTTGATCGTCTCGGAGCTGAAGAAGGTTCCCGAGGAGACGGTGGATCTGGCCGACTTCCTTCCGGAAACGAACCGGGACATAAACTCCATGGTCGAGGAGCTGCACGCTCTCATCGCCGGGGTGAAGGACCCGGACCTTTCCAGGCTTTTGTCCTCCTTCTTCCACGACCCCGAACTCCTGGCCCAGTACCGCGTAGCGCCGGCGGCCAAGGGGATGCACCACGTCTACCTGGGGGGGCTTTTGGAGCACTCGCTTGCCGTGGCGAAGCTGGTCGACGCCATGGTCCCGCTCTACCCTGGGCTGAACCGCGACCTCCTGATCGCGGGCGCGCTTTTGCACGACGTGGGGAAGGTGCGCGAGATGACCTACCTGCGCTGCTTCGACTACTCCGACGAGGGGAAGCTGATCGGCCACATCACCATCGGGGCCGAGATGCTGCACGAGCGGATCACGGCGCTCCCGGGCTTTCCCGCCGAGCTCGCCATGCTCTTGAAGCACATGATCCTGTCGCACCACGGCCAGTACGAATACGGCTCCCCCAAGCGCCCTAAAACGCTGGAGGCGACCATCCTCAACTACCTGGACGACCTTGACTCCAAGATCAACGGCATCAGGACCCACATCCGCAAGGAGCCGGACAACCCCTCGCGCTGGACCTCGTACCACCGCCTCTACGACCGCTACTTCTTCAAGGAGAACGGCCTCTTCGAGGAGGAGCAGGATCTCGCCCCCGAGGCGTGCCTGGAGCCGTCCGAGCTTTTGCCGCAGACGGTGGCGGCCCCGGCGCCGCCACTGGCGGGCGCGCCGGAGCAGGGGGCGCCGCGCCGTGAACGCACGGACGCTCCCCGGGGCGGCCAGGAGCGCAAGAGCTTCAGCAACAACCCCTTCGCCGCGCTGAAAAACGGCAGGGAATAA
- a CDS encoding MBL fold metallo-hydrolase — translation MLFETIVVGALGVNCFILGDKQSNEGVVVDPGADCDLILDAVTRFGIKIKYIVNTHGHFDHVGCNRSLKEKTGAELLIHQGDQKLLELAAKSAQKYGLSVEDSPAPTRFLEDGMKLEFGRRSIEVLHTPGHTQGGCCLLLAHEKLVITGDTLFADSVGRTDLPGGSHEQLMASIKAKLMPLPDDTTVWPGHGPSSTIGRERRSNPYINE, via the coding sequence ATGTTGTTCGAGACCATAGTGGTCGGCGCGCTAGGCGTCAACTGCTTCATACTGGGAGACAAGCAGAGCAACGAAGGGGTGGTGGTGGATCCGGGCGCAGACTGCGACCTGATCCTCGACGCCGTCACGCGCTTCGGGATCAAGATCAAGTACATCGTCAACACCCACGGCCACTTCGACCACGTCGGCTGCAACCGCAGCCTCAAGGAGAAGACCGGCGCCGAGCTTTTGATCCACCAGGGAGACCAGAAGCTTCTGGAGCTGGCCGCCAAAAGCGCGCAGAAGTACGGCCTGAGCGTCGAGGACTCCCCGGCCCCGACGAGGTTCCTTGAGGACGGCATGAAGCTCGAGTTCGGCAGGCGCTCCATCGAGGTGCTGCACACCCCTGGGCACACCCAGGGGGGGTGCTGCCTGCTTCTGGCCCACGAGAAGCTGGTGATCACGGGCGACACCCTTTTCGCCGATTCGGTAGGGCGCACCGACCTGCCCGGCGGCTCCCACGAGCAGCTGATGGCCTCCATCAAGGCGAAACTGATGCCGCTTCCCGACGACACCACCGTCTGGCCCGGCCACGGCCCCTCCAGCACCATCGGGCGCGAGAGGCGCAGCAACCCCTACATCAACGAATAG
- a CDS encoding NAD(P)/FAD-dependent oxidoreductase, producing MPFLLRNLALSPGEEERLLRPMAAAKLGVPESSITSISLVRKGVDARKKGKIKLVYTVQVTLSDETRVKEGGDVSRVEPARKEQFPRIASKERIVIVGMGPAGLFAALRLAEYGLSALVLERGREVERRGTDVARFWRAGELLPESNVQFGEGGAGTFSDGKLTTRVKDENCGWVLRQLVQFGAPPEILYLAKPHIGTDRLRAVVKGIRERLIEAGFEIRFESRVSGIGLSGVRVNAVVVNETSEHPCDALILAPGHSARDTYAMLHRAKVSLEAKPFAVGLRVEHPQALIDEIQYGRNPHPELPPAEYAQAYNNEKTGRSAYSFCMCPGGVVVAAASEAGGVVVNGMSGYRRNGPGANSALVATVGPADFPGESPLSGIEFQRDLERSAYAAGGGGYLAPAQSLLAFLGEGKGRVASSYRPGVVECELTPLLPAAVAATLKEGIRHFDRKMRGFVSAEATLTAVETRTSAPLRILRGPDLQSVSHPGLYPTGEGAGYAGGIMSAALDGIRVADAIAARLGAGKPEV from the coding sequence ATGCCATTTCTGCTAAGAAACCTCGCCCTTTCTCCCGGAGAAGAGGAGCGCCTTTTGCGTCCTATGGCCGCGGCCAAGCTAGGCGTCCCCGAGAGCTCCATCACCTCCATCTCGCTGGTGCGAAAGGGGGTCGACGCCCGCAAGAAGGGTAAGATCAAGCTGGTCTATACAGTGCAGGTGACGCTTTCCGACGAGACCCGGGTCAAGGAGGGGGGGGACGTTTCCCGGGTCGAGCCGGCTCGAAAGGAGCAGTTTCCCAGGATCGCGTCGAAGGAGCGTATCGTCATCGTCGGCATGGGGCCGGCCGGGCTCTTCGCGGCGCTGAGGCTCGCCGAGTACGGGCTCAGCGCCCTGGTCCTCGAGCGCGGGCGGGAGGTGGAGCGACGCGGCACAGACGTCGCCCGCTTCTGGCGCGCGGGGGAGCTCCTCCCCGAGAGCAACGTCCAGTTCGGCGAGGGTGGGGCGGGGACCTTCTCCGACGGCAAGCTGACCACGCGGGTGAAGGACGAGAACTGCGGCTGGGTGCTGAGGCAGCTGGTCCAGTTCGGGGCCCCGCCGGAGATCCTCTACCTGGCGAAGCCGCACATAGGGACCGACCGGCTGCGCGCCGTGGTGAAGGGGATCAGGGAGCGGCTCATCGAGGCGGGTTTCGAGATCCGCTTCGAGAGCAGGGTGAGCGGGATCGGGCTCTCCGGCGTACGGGTGAACGCCGTGGTAGTGAACGAGACCTCGGAGCACCCCTGCGATGCGCTGATCCTGGCGCCAGGGCACAGCGCGCGCGACACCTACGCCATGCTGCACCGGGCAAAGGTATCGCTGGAGGCGAAGCCTTTCGCGGTGGGGCTCAGGGTGGAGCACCCGCAGGCCCTGATCGACGAGATCCAGTACGGCAGGAACCCGCACCCGGAGCTCCCGCCTGCCGAGTACGCGCAGGCCTACAACAACGAGAAGACGGGTCGCTCCGCCTATTCCTTCTGCATGTGCCCCGGCGGGGTGGTGGTCGCCGCCGCCTCCGAGGCGGGCGGGGTAGTGGTGAACGGCATGAGCGGCTACCGCCGCAACGGCCCCGGCGCCAACAGCGCGCTCGTCGCCACCGTTGGGCCTGCGGACTTTCCGGGGGAGTCGCCTCTTTCCGGGATCGAGTTTCAGCGCGACCTGGAGCGGAGCGCCTATGCGGCCGGGGGAGGGGGATACCTGGCGCCGGCGCAGAGCCTACTCGCCTTTCTGGGGGAGGGGAAGGGGAGGGTCGCTTCCAGCTACCGCCCCGGCGTGGTCGAGTGCGAGCTGACCCCACTTCTACCCGCGGCCGTCGCCGCGACGCTTAAGGAGGGGATCCGCCATTTCGACAGGAAGATGCGCGGCTTCGTGAGCGCCGAGGCGACCCTCACCGCGGTCGAGACCAGGACCTCGGCCCCCCTGCGCATCCTGCGGGGCCCCGACCTGCAGTCGGTCTCCCACCCGGGACTCTACCCGACCGGCGAGGGGGCGGGGTACGCCGGCGGCATCATGAGCGCCGCCCTCGACGGGATTCGCGTCGCCGACGCCATCGCGGCGCGGCTCGGTGCCGGGAAACCAGAGGTGTAA
- the coaBC gene encoding bifunctional phosphopantothenoylcysteine decarboxylase/phosphopantothenate--cysteine ligase CoaBC gives MLKGKEIVLGVTGGIAVYKAVELLRLLVKAGATVHVVMTKGAKQFVTPLTFQTLSGNPVHSELFNLISEQEIGHISLAERADLFIVAPATANCIGKLACGIADDLLTTTVMATRAPVLIAPAMNVNMYHNPIYRENEERLKKHGYLFVAPACGMLACGYEGEGKLQAPEVILEEAVAALTPKRLKGERVLVTAGPTLEEIDPVRFISNHSSGKMGYAIARQARLRGAEVTLVTGPAALSAPHGVKLVRVQSATEMRDAVLDALERTDIVIKAAAVADYRPRSRSGQKMKKSEAELCIELEKNPDILAEIGAMKGGRLLVGFAAETQELVKNAGAKLKAKNLDLVVANDVSQEGAGFNVDTNIVKLLYRDGRVEELPMMGKDELAGEILERVEVLRGATAGKGDASSSR, from the coding sequence ATGCTGAAAGGGAAGGAGATCGTTCTAGGGGTAACCGGCGGGATCGCGGTATACAAGGCCGTCGAGCTGTTGCGCCTTCTGGTCAAGGCCGGGGCGACGGTCCACGTGGTGATGACTAAAGGAGCGAAGCAGTTCGTCACGCCGCTCACCTTCCAGACCCTTTCGGGGAACCCGGTGCACAGCGAGCTCTTCAACCTGATCTCGGAGCAGGAGATTGGGCACATCTCGCTGGCCGAGCGGGCCGACCTCTTCATCGTCGCCCCCGCCACGGCCAACTGCATCGGGAAGCTCGCCTGCGGCATCGCCGACGATCTTCTGACCACCACCGTGATGGCCACCAGGGCGCCGGTCCTGATCGCCCCGGCCATGAACGTCAACATGTACCACAACCCCATCTACCGCGAGAACGAAGAGCGCCTGAAGAAACACGGCTACCTCTTCGTGGCGCCTGCCTGCGGCATGCTCGCCTGCGGCTACGAGGGTGAGGGGAAACTGCAGGCCCCCGAGGTGATCCTGGAGGAGGCGGTGGCGGCCTTGACCCCCAAGAGGCTCAAGGGGGAGCGGGTCCTGGTGACGGCGGGCCCGACCCTGGAGGAGATCGACCCGGTGCGCTTCATCAGCAACCACTCCTCCGGCAAGATGGGGTACGCCATCGCGAGGCAGGCGCGCTTGAGGGGAGCGGAGGTCACCCTGGTGACAGGGCCTGCCGCGCTTTCTGCGCCGCACGGGGTGAAGCTGGTCCGGGTGCAGAGCGCGACCGAGATGCGGGACGCCGTGCTGGATGCCCTGGAGCGAACCGATATCGTGATCAAGGCGGCGGCTGTGGCCGATTACCGCCCGAGGTCCCGCAGCGGCCAGAAGATGAAGAAGAGCGAGGCGGAGCTTTGCATCGAGCTCGAGAAAAACCCGGACATCCTGGCCGAGATAGGGGCCATGAAGGGTGGACGGCTCCTGGTGGGGTTCGCGGCCGAGACCCAGGAACTGGTGAAAAATGCCGGCGCCAAGCTCAAGGCGAAGAACCTCGACCTGGTGGTGGCGAACGACGTCTCCCAGGAGGGGGCCGGGTTCAACGTCGACACCAACATCGTCAAGCTCCTGTACCGGGATGGCCGGGTAGAGGAGCTCCCCATGATGGGGAAGGATGAATTGGCAGGGGAGATACTGGAGCGCGTGGAAGTTCTGCGCGGGGCCACGGCAGGGAAGGGGGACGCCTCGTCAAGCCGATAG